A genomic region of Notamacropus eugenii isolate mMacEug1 chromosome 3, mMacEug1.pri_v2, whole genome shotgun sequence contains the following coding sequences:
- the CXCR6 gene encoding C-X-C chemokine receptor type 6 isoform X2, which translates to MEDYEYNPDVWKSVENFSKEEHENYLKFSKIFLPCIYLLVFSFGLVGNCLVLVVYIFFQKTKSLTDQFLLNLPIADLLFICTLPFWIYATLHEWVFGQVMCKVVLGMYTLNFYTSMLFLTCITIDRFVAVVQATKTHNYQAKRMIVGKIMYVIIWVLSLLVAIPQFMYAKVSQNNKQVCHTEEEEISTVTLTIQMTIGFFLPLTAMIICYSVIVKTLIHAKGFQKHKSLKIIFLVVAVFVITQLPFNLIKLIRTTNWEYDMDPRFLYALVITEAIAYLRACLNPLLYAFVGVKFRKNFWKLMKAFKCPYAAGKISQYQSSDDNSKSFIASNNAQATSMYQL; encoded by the coding sequence ATGGAAGACTATGAATACAATCCCGATGTTTGGAAATCAGTAGAGAACTTCAGCAAGGAGGAGCATGAGAATTACCTGAAATTCAGCAAGATTTTCCTACCCTGCATATATTTGCTGGTGTTTTCCTTTGGCCTGGTGGGGAACTGCTTGGTGCTGGTGGTCtatatttttttccagaagaCAAAGAGTTTGACTGACCAATTTCTTCTGAACTTACCCATAGCTGACTTGCTGTTTATCTGTACTCTGCCATTCTGGATTTATGCCACCCTTCACGAGTgggtctttgggcaagtcatgtgcAAGGTTGTCCTAGGGATGTACACCTTAAATTTCTACACATCCATGTTGTTCCTCACTTGTATCACCATTGACAGGTTTGTTGCAGTAGTTCAGGCCACCAAGACCCACAACTATCAAGCCAAAAGGATGATTGTGGGAAAGATTATGTATGTCATCATTTGGGTGCTCTCTCTGTTGGTTGCCATCCCACAGTTCATGTATGCCAAGGTTTCTCAAAATAACAAACAGGTTTGTCATactgaagaggaagaaatttcTACTGTGACCCTCACCATCCAAATGACGATTGGTTTCTTCCTGCCTCTAACAGCCATGATCATTTGCTACTCAGTCATTGTCAAGACCTTGATACATGCCAAAGGATTCCAGAAGCACAAGTCTTTAAAGATTATCTTTTTAGTTGTGGCAGTGTTTGTCATAACCCAACTGCCTTTCAATCTCATTAAACTTATCCGCACCACAAATTGGGAATATGACATGGACCCCCGCTTCCTCTATGCCTTAGTAATAACAGAAGCCATTGCTTATTTACGGGCTTGCCTCAACCCTCTACTGTATGCCTTTGTTGGGGTGAAATTCAGAAAGAACTTTTGGAAACTCATGAAGGCCTTCAAATGCCCTTATGCAGCAGGGAAAATAAGTCAGTATCAGTCCAGCGATGATAACTCTAAAAGTTTTATTGCTTCCAACAATGCTCAGGCCACCAGCATGTACCAGCTGTAG
- the CXCR6 gene encoding C-X-C chemokine receptor type 6 isoform X1 codes for MSTIEFLGDGWRMAVALLQDNEENYCLISGVAKKRDMEDYEYNPDVWKSVENFSKEEHENYLKFSKIFLPCIYLLVFSFGLVGNCLVLVVYIFFQKTKSLTDQFLLNLPIADLLFICTLPFWIYATLHEWVFGQVMCKVVLGMYTLNFYTSMLFLTCITIDRFVAVVQATKTHNYQAKRMIVGKIMYVIIWVLSLLVAIPQFMYAKVSQNNKQVCHTEEEEISTVTLTIQMTIGFFLPLTAMIICYSVIVKTLIHAKGFQKHKSLKIIFLVVAVFVITQLPFNLIKLIRTTNWEYDMDPRFLYALVITEAIAYLRACLNPLLYAFVGVKFRKNFWKLMKAFKCPYAAGKISQYQSSDDNSKSFIASNNAQATSMYQL; via the coding sequence ATGAGCACCATTGAATTTCTGGGAGATGGATGGAGGATGGCAGTAGCATTGCTCCAAGATAACGAGGAAAACTATTGTCTAATTTCAGGTGTTGCTAAAAAGAGAGACATGGAAGACTATGAATACAATCCCGATGTTTGGAAATCAGTAGAGAACTTCAGCAAGGAGGAGCATGAGAATTACCTGAAATTCAGCAAGATTTTCCTACCCTGCATATATTTGCTGGTGTTTTCCTTTGGCCTGGTGGGGAACTGCTTGGTGCTGGTGGTCtatatttttttccagaagaCAAAGAGTTTGACTGACCAATTTCTTCTGAACTTACCCATAGCTGACTTGCTGTTTATCTGTACTCTGCCATTCTGGATTTATGCCACCCTTCACGAGTgggtctttgggcaagtcatgtgcAAGGTTGTCCTAGGGATGTACACCTTAAATTTCTACACATCCATGTTGTTCCTCACTTGTATCACCATTGACAGGTTTGTTGCAGTAGTTCAGGCCACCAAGACCCACAACTATCAAGCCAAAAGGATGATTGTGGGAAAGATTATGTATGTCATCATTTGGGTGCTCTCTCTGTTGGTTGCCATCCCACAGTTCATGTATGCCAAGGTTTCTCAAAATAACAAACAGGTTTGTCATactgaagaggaagaaatttcTACTGTGACCCTCACCATCCAAATGACGATTGGTTTCTTCCTGCCTCTAACAGCCATGATCATTTGCTACTCAGTCATTGTCAAGACCTTGATACATGCCAAAGGATTCCAGAAGCACAAGTCTTTAAAGATTATCTTTTTAGTTGTGGCAGTGTTTGTCATAACCCAACTGCCTTTCAATCTCATTAAACTTATCCGCACCACAAATTGGGAATATGACATGGACCCCCGCTTCCTCTATGCCTTAGTAATAACAGAAGCCATTGCTTATTTACGGGCTTGCCTCAACCCTCTACTGTATGCCTTTGTTGGGGTGAAATTCAGAAAGAACTTTTGGAAACTCATGAAGGCCTTCAAATGCCCTTATGCAGCAGGGAAAATAAGTCAGTATCAGTCCAGCGATGATAACTCTAAAAGTTTTATTGCTTCCAACAATGCTCAGGCCACCAGCATGTACCAGCTGTAG